The Leifsonia poae region GACCGAGCGGAGACGAACGGATCGCCGCGCCGACGGGGGTCGCCGGTACGATCGAAGCATGAGTTCCGTGGCGGTTCCGGCAGGCGAGGGCGCGTCGGTCGACACAGTCACGCTCGACTCCCGGCTGACCGGCGTTCTGGGTGCACGCACCGCGGCAGCGTTCGAGAAGGCGTTCGGGATGCGCACGGTCGCGGACCTGCTCAGCCACTATCCGCGCCGCTACGCCCGCCGCGGAGAACTCACCGCACTGGCGAATCTGCCGATCGACGAGAATGTCACGATCGTGGCCGAGGTGATCCGGGTGCAGGAGCGCTCGATGCGGGCGCGGCGGGGGTCGATCCTCGAGGTGAAGATCTCCGACGGCGAGGGGATCCTGACGCTCACCTTCTTCAACCAGGCCTGGCGGGCGAAAGACTTGGTGCCCGGTGTGCGCGGCATCTTCGCGGGCAAGGTCTCCGACTACCGGGGTGCGCTGCAGCTCGCTCACCCCGACTATGAACTCTTCGACGCCGACGACGCTGCGTCGGCCGCCGTCGGAACGGAGGCCGCGAAGAACTGGGCCCAGACTCCGATCCCGATCTACCCCGCGACTGGAACCGTCGCCAGCTGGCAGATGCAGAAGGGTGTCGAGCTCGCGCTCGACGCGCTCGGGCCGGTCGCCGATCCGGTGCCCGGCGAGATCGCCGCGCAGCGTGGATTGCTGCCGTTTCGCACGGCGCTGGAGCGCATCCATCGCCCTGAGAAGGATTCCCACTGGCAGCGGGCTCGTGATGCACTGCGTTTCCAGGAGGCATTCGTGCTGCAGACGGCCCTCGTGCAGCAGCGGGCCGCGGCGCGCCGGGTTGCCGCCACGCCGCGGGTGCCGACGCCGGGCGGGTTCCTCGAGAAGTTCGATGCCGCCCTGCCCTTCTCGCTGACCGACGATCAGGATGTGGTCGGCGGTGAGATCGCGCGCGACCTCGCCGAGTCGGCCCCGATGAACCGGCTCGTGCAGGGTGAGGTCGGGTCGGGCAAGACGCTCGTCGCTCTGCGGGCGATGCTCGCGGTGGCCGACTCGGGCGGGCAGGCGGCGCTGCTCGCTCCGACCGAGGTGCTCGCCTCACAGCATCTGCGTTCGATCGTGAAGGTGCTCGGTCCCGATCTTGCGGCGCGGCTGATGCCGACGCTGCTCACCGGCCAGCTCACGGTCGCTGAGCGCAAGAAGGCGCTGTTGCGCACGGTGTCGGGGCAGGCGCGCATCGTCGTCGGAACGCACGCGCTGCTCGGTGACGCGGTGACGTTCTTCGACCTGGGTCTCGTCGTGGTGGACGAGCAGCACCGGTTCGGGGTCGAGCAACGGGAGGCGCTGAGGGCGAAGGGGGGAGTGCCGCCGCATGTGCTCGTGCTCACGGCCACGCCCATCCCGCGCACCGTCGCGATGACCGTGTTCGGCGATCTCGACGTGTCGACGATCGCCCAGCTGCCGGCAGGCCGTCAAGGGATCGAGAGTTTCGTGGTTCCCCTCGCCGACCGCCCGGGCTGGGAGAGGCGGATCTGGCAGCGTGCCGCCGAAGAGATCGGCAAAGACCGGCAGGTCTTCGTGGTGTGCCCGGCGATCAGCGGCAAGGAGACCGAAGACGACGGGGAGGAGCCCGGCGAGGCACCGACACGGCCGGTCGCGAACGTCGAGGCGGTCGCAGCGCAGGTGCGCGCCGATCCTCTCTTCGCCGGCGCGCGCATCGGGGTGCTGCACGGCCGGCTCGCGGCCGATGTCAAGGACGAGGTCATGCGCGCGTTCGCCGCAGGCACGCTCGACCTCATCGTCGCGACAACGGTGATCGAGGTCGGTGTCGATGTGCCGAACGCCTCGGCGATGGTGATCCTCGACGCGGATCGTTTCGGTGTCTCGCAGCTGCACCAGCTGCGCGGCCGGGTCGGCCGGGGCGGTGTTCCCGGTCTCTGCCTGATGGTCACCTCGGCCGAGCAGGAGACGCTCGCCCGCGAGCGGGTCGAGGCCGTCGCGGCGACCCTCGACGGCTTCGAACTCGCCACCGTCGACCTCGAGTTGCGTCGGGAGGGAGATGTGCTGGGCAGTCGGCAGTCCGGTGGCCGATCGTCGCTGCGGCTGCTCCGCGTCGTGACAGACGGTGAACTCATCGCCGAGGCCCGCGAGGTCGCGCGCCAGACGCTGGAGACCGGCGGGGGACTGGCAGACCATCCGGCGCTGGCGGCCGCGCTGGCGAGGCGTCTCGACGCGAGCGAACGGGCGTTCCTCGCGAAATCCTGACCGGACGATCGGTTCGCGACACGCCGGTTGCATTTTGGTAACAGATTCACAACGAAATGCCGGGTGCGGCGGGATAGTCTGAAGTTCTATGAACAGGATCGCCGTTGTCCCTGGATCGTTCGACCCGGTCACGCTCGGGCATCTCGACGTGATCGAGCGCGCCGCCGGCCTGTTCGATGAGGTGCACGTCCTCGTGGTGCACAACCCCGACAAATCTGCGTTGCTGCCGATCGCGCAGCGGGTGTCGCTCATCGAGCGCTCCATCCAGGATGCGGGCATAGCGGGCACCATCGTCGTCGCGTCGTGGAGTGTCGGGCTGCTCGTCGACTACTGCACGGATGTGGGAGCGCATGTGCTCGTCAAAGGCATTCGGTCGCAGGTCGACGTCGCCTACGAGACGCCGATGGCGATCGTGAACCGCAATCTCGCGGCGGTCGAGACGATCTTCTTGCTCCCCGATCCGGCGAACGCCCACGTCTCCAGCTCGCTCGTGCGTCAGGTTTCCGCGCTCGGCGGTGACGTGAGCCCGTACGTCCCTTCCGCCGTCTACGAGTATCTGCAGGAGACATGAACAGTTACGCGACACGACAGCCGACGGAGTCGTCCGTCGCACCCGCCCAGGCGGAGCAGAGCGCGACTCCGGCCATGCAGCTCGACGAACTGCGTCGTGCGGCCGAGCAGATCACCACCAATGTCGAATCGGTCATCGACGGCAAACACGACGCTGTTCGCACGGCGCTGACGGTGCTGCTCGCCGAGGGCCACCTCCTCATCGAGGATGTTCCAGGCGTCGGCAAGACCATGCTGGCGAAGTCGCTGGCGAAATCAGTGGACTGCACTGTCAGCCGCATCCAGTTCACACCCGACCTGTTGCCGAGTGATGTGACTGGCGTGTCGGTCTACAACCAGGTGGAGCGCCGGTTCGAGTTCAAGCCGGGCGCGATCTTCGCCAACATCGTCATCGGCGACGAGATCAACCGGGCGAGCCCCAAGACCCAGTCCGCGCTTCTGGAGTGTATGGAGGAGCGGCAGGTGACCGTTGACGGTTCCACCTACCCGCTCAGCGCACCGTTCATCGTTGTTGCCACCCAGAACCCGATCGAGATGGAGGGAACCTACGCACTGCCGGAGGCGCAGCGCGACCGGTTCATGGCCCGCATCGCGATGGGCTACCCGGACGACGAGTCGGAGCTCGCCATGCTGACGACCAGGGACACATCGAGTCCGCTCTCGCGGATAGGCCCGGTTGTGACGTCCGTGGAACTGCGGGCGATGATGACGACGGCACGGGGCGTGTTCGCGTCCAATCCGGTGAAGCAGTACGCCGTCGACCTCGTGCGAGCCACCCGCGAAGACCGAGACCTGCGCCTGGGTGCCAGTCCGCGGGCGACCCTCCAGCTCGTGCGTGCGGCGAAGGCGAAGGCTGCCCTCGATGGGCGCGACTTCGTGCTTCCGGACGACATCGACGCGCTGGCCGTGCCCGTGCTCGGTCACCGTCTGCTCCCGACCAGCCGCGCGCTCGGCCACCACCACGAGAGCGCCCCGGTGATCGCCGACATCGTGCGGCGCATTGTGGCGTCGACTCCGGTGCCCGTCGGGTCGGGGGCCATCGGCGCCGGCGCATCCGGCCAAACCAGAGTCGGCGCGGCGGGCTGAACCGTGGCCCGGCATCCGCGCTCGTCGTCGCCGGTGCGCAAGCCGCGCCCGACGCTTCGGGGCGGGGCGCTGTTCGCCGTCGGGGTCGTCGCCTTGGCCGCCTCCGCATATTTCGGCCGAACCGATGTGCTCTTCGTCGGGCTGTTCCTGACGATCCTTCCGCTGGCGGCGATGATCTCGGTGACGGTCGACCGTCCGCGACTCACGGTGACGCGGAGCTTTCACCCGGATGTCGTCGCCGTGGGGGAGACCGCAACGGTCGTCACGACCGCGCGCAACGAGTCACCGCGCCCCAGCCCCGCGGCCCGGTGGCGCGAGTTCGCAACGCCCGCAGTCGGCGTGCAGCCCTCCGCACCCTTTCCCCGTCTGGGCGCGCACCAGGCGAACGTCTCGCACGGGCGTGACACGATCGTGCTGCGCCAGGATGTGCGCGCGCTCCGTCGGGGAGCGCATCCGGTGGGCCCGCTCATCGTGAGTCGCACCGACCCGTTCGGGCTCGCCTATGCGGAGTATGCGCTCGGCCAACCCCGCCAATTCGTGGTGACGCCGCGGGTGAGCGCGCTCTCGAAAGGCGACCTCGACGTCGCGCGGAGCGAAGGCACGGAGCATGAGCTGCTTCGGCACAGCATCCCGAGCGCCGATGAACTCATCGCCCGCGAGTACCGGCCGGGTGACCCGTTGCGTCGCGTGCACTGGCGGGCGACAGCGCGCCACGACAAGCTCATGGTGCGCCAGGAGGAACGTCGGAGCAACCCCGAGGCATGGATCCTGTTCGACACGCGTACCGCCCCCGCGGGCACCGAGGCCGAGTTCGAGACCCTGGTCGACCTCGTCGCCTCGGTGGGCGTGCATCTGCTGGATGAGTCGTTCGTCGTCAGCGTGGTGGAGAGCGGGCCGCGCCAGCTCTCCGGCCGGAGCGGGGCCGGGCGAACCGGGACGCTGGGCTCGGCGACCCCCACCTACGATGTCGGTGGCGCCGACCGGATGCTCCTCGCCGATCTCGCCGCGGTCGAGCGAGACGACGAAGGACGGGACGAGTCGGTGGCCGAGCTGGCCGCCGGTCTGCGTCGCTCCGGTCGAGCCGTCCCGGTGTTCGCGATGATCATCGGAGGATCGATCGACGAGCTGGGAGCCTTGGGTGCCCTGCGATCCATGTGCGATCCCGCTGTGGCCTTCATCGCGGCCTCGGCCCCTCCCGTCGTCGCGGAGGTGTTGACCGACTCCGGCTGGCTCTGCGTGCCCTTCACCGCCGGCGACGACCCGGCGGAGTGCTGGCAGCGTGCCCTCCGAGGGCAACGGGTGGTGGTGCAGCATGGCGAGTGAGACCGCGGCCGGTGTCGTGACGCTGCCGGCGGTGCGATCGGACCGCACCGGCTATTGGCGCATCACCGCAGCCCTCCTGCTGCAGGTGTTCGCGGTCAGTTTCGGCCTGATCGGGTTGATCGACGGCCCCGGCTGGTGGTTCGCGCTGCTGTTCGCCGCCTCGCTCATCCTCGTTGCCGGCGCCGGGCTGCGGATGCTCGGTGTCCCGCGCCCCATCGTCCCTGTTCTGCTCGCGGTTGAAGCACTGATGATCATGACGGTGACGTTCGGCGCGGGCACCGGACTGCTCGGGCTCATCCCGATGCCCGCGACCTTCGCCCGCTTCGCCGAGCTCGGCAACCAGGCGATGGTGTCCATCGCGCAGCAGGGCACACCGGCGGAGGAGTTGCCGGAGTTCATGTTCCTCGTGGTCGGGGGTGGATGCATCCTGGCGATCCTGCTCGATCTCGCTGCGATCGCGTTCCGGGCGCCGGCCTTCACCGCGGTCGCCGTCGGGCTGGTCCTCCTCGTGCCCGCCGCCCTGCTCGGGGACGGACTCGACCCGATGCCGTTGGCGCTGTCGGCGCTCGCCTTCCTCTGGCTGCTCCGATGCGATGTGCGCACGCGACGGCCGGGAACGCCGAGATCGACGGCCGCGCTGTCGATCGCTGCCTCGTCGGTGGTCGTCGCGCTTGTGATCGCGGGCACCGCACCCGGTTTCGTGCGCGGCGGCGCGACGTCGTTCACAGCCGGCGGCATCTCGATCGGCGGCACAGTGACACCGCTCATCGACCTGGGCCGTGACCTGCGCCGGCCGGCCGCCGTGCAGACGCTCACCTATACGACGACGGCGCCGACCGGCCAGTACCTCAAGCTCGCTTCCCTCGACCAGTTCACCGGGGCGGTCTGGAACCATCACGAACGCGACACAAAACGTCTGCCCGCCGGCAATACGATCGGCCCGGTCTTCGGACTCTCCGCCACGATCAAGACGACCAAGATCACCACCGACGTCCAGATCGACAACATGCAGAGCAGGTGGCTTCCTGTTCCGTACCCGGTGCAGGGCGTCAAAGGGCTGAGTGGAACCTGGTCATGGGATCCGGACGACCTCACGATCGGTGGCATCAACTCGTCGACGCAGGGGCAGCGGTACACCGCGACCAGTCTCATCCTGGAGCCGACGGCCGCGCAGCTGCAGGCGGCTGGGGGGTTCATTCCCGCCTCGATCAAACGCGACCTGTTCCTGCCGCCCAACCTGCCGGCCATCATCACGTCGACGGCGCGCACCGCCACGGCCGGCGCCGTCTCGGAGTACGACAAAGCCGTCGCCCTGCAGGACTACTTCCGTGACAACGGGTTCGTCTACTCGACCGAGACCCCGCTCAAGCAGGGCTATGACGGTGACGGCGCCAAGGTGATCGCGAAGTTCCTGGAGGTCAAGAGCGGCTATTGCGTTCACTTCGCGTCGGCGATGGCGCTGATGGCGCGCGCCCTCGGCATCCCGTCGCGTGTGGCGGAAGGCTATCTTCCCGGTACCGCCAGCGGCGGCACCACGGGAACTTCCGGTCAGTACACGGTGACCAGCGACGATCTGCACGCCTGGCCCGAACTGTATTTCGCCGGCGTCGGCTGGGTCTCGTTCGAGCCGACGGTCGGGCGCGGAACGATTCCGAGCTACACGCGGCCCGAGGCCACAACACCGGTGACCGCACCGCTTCCGGGATCCTCCTCCACTTCGGCTTCGCGCCCCGTGGTGCCGAAGGACCCGACGAACGTGCCGAACCCCACCGGGTCGGCCGACACCTCGCCGGTGCAGCCGGTGGCCACCGGGTTCGGCGTCGCGGTACTCATCGTCGCACTGCTGCTGACCCCGGCGGTACTGAGGCGGGTGAGGCGCCGCAACCGGCTGCGACGGCTGGGCGACGGGTCTGCGGGCGCCGCGGAAGCCTGGGACGAGTTGCGCGATACGGCGCGCGATCTCGGGTGGGCGGTTCCCGACACTGAGACGCCGCGAGCGTTCGCCGGCCGAATAGCGTCGGCCGTCGCTGGAACACCCGGCCAAGAGGCCATCACGAGTCTGCTGGAGATACGCGAACGGGATGCGTTCGGTCCGCCCACCCGGGGGACCGTGACGGGCCTCGGCGATGATCTTGCGCAGGTTCTCGAGGCGCTCGAACACCAGGCCGGCCGCGCCTTGCGGGTGAAGGCAGCCCTCGTACCCGTGTCGTTGATCCCCTCCGATTGGTCGCCGGGGGCAACTGTCAGGAGCTGAAGCGTAAAATGGTTGACCGTGACCAAGTTCAGAACCACGCCGTACACCGTCAATGTGTACGACCTCGTGCACCGTCCCGGCGAGATGCGCGAGCTCGACCTGACCCTTCCGGTCGACGAGAAGCTGGGCGAGGGTCTGGTGAGCGTTCCGGACGGAGCGACCATAGATCTCGCCCTCCGTCTGGAGTCGATGCATGAAGGCATTCTGGTCTCCGGAGAGGCCCGAACCACGGCGAGCGGTGTCTGCGGGCGATGCCTGATCGACATCGAACAGCCTGTCGAAGTCGATATCCAGGAACTTTTCGCGTATTCTTCTGACGAAGCTTTTGATTTTGAGGTTCACGATGACCACGTGGATCTTGAACCTCTGATCAGGGACGCGGTGGTGCTAGCACTGCCGTTTCAGCCGGTGTGCCGGCCAGACTGCCCGGGACTCGACCCCGAGACCGGGGAGCGGCTGGCGGATGTACCGGAGCGCAAACCCCAGCAGACCACCGATCCGCGGTGGGCTGCGCTTGCGGCCCTCCAGGCTTCCGACACCAGTGCTGGTTCCACCGAGAACCTGAAGCAGGATGTTCCTGCCGACACCGACAGAGACAGAGAAGAGAGATAGTCATGGCTGTTCCCAAGCGGAAACAATCGCGCGCCAACACGCACGCCCGTCGTTCGCAGTGGAAGGCTGAGGCCCCCACCCTCGTCAAGACCATCGAGAACGGCAAGGTCACTTACAGCCTGCCGCACCGCGCCAAGGTGGTCGAGGACTCGGCGGGCACCGCCCTGTTCCTCGAGTACAAGGGCCGCAAGGTCGCCGACGTCTAAGCAGTCGGTTGCCAAGCCACCGCTCGTCTGGTCAGCGCTCGTCGAGCACGGGCGCCCCGGCCGGAGTCGACGTCTCTACTGAGGCGGGCGCCGACCGCAGCGTACTCATCGAGAAGCTCGGGGTCGATATCGACCCCGAGCTTCTCGAGCTTGCGCTGACCCACCGCTCGTACGCGTATGAGCACGGCGGCATCCCGAACAACGAGCGCCTCGAGTTCCTCGGCGACTCGATTCTGGGTCAAGCCGTCACAGTGAAGCTGTTCCGTGAGAATCCGCTCCTCGACGAGGGCGATCTCGCCAAACGCCGTGCCAGTCTCGTGAGCTCAGTGGCGTTGGCCGAAGTGGCCCGCACGATCGGGCTGGGGGAGCATCTCAGGCTCGGCCGGGGGGAGAACCAGAGCGGCGGCCGCGATAAGGCGTCGATCCTCGCCGACACGGTCGAAGCGATCATCGGCGCAACCTATCTGGACGCCGGAGGCGAGGTGGCGACCGCATTGGTGCTTCGGCTCGTCGAACCGCTGCTCGACGACCCGCAGCGTTTCGGCGCCGCGATGGATCCGAAGACGAGTCTGCAGGAGGCCGCCGCGCACCGCGGAGCCGGTGTTCCGGTGTACACAGTCACCAACAGCGGGCCCGACCACAGCAAGACCTTCCACGCAACCGTGGAGGTGAACGGTCTGGTGACCGCCAGCGGCGACGGCACGAGCAAGAAGCAGGCGGAGATGTCTGCGGCGCTCACCGCCTGGACCGAACTCACCCAGCGCCGTGCCCGAGCTTCCCGAAGTTGAGGTCGTGCGGGCGGGGCTCGCCCCCGCCGTGCGCGATGCGACCGTACTCGGTGTCGACGTGTTCGAGCCGCGTTCGTTGCGTCGGCACGACCCCCTGACGGGTTCGTTCGAGGCACTTGTCACAGGGCGTGTGCTCGCGATGCCTGTGCGGCGCGGCAAGTTCCTCTGGATCCCGCTCTCGGCGACGGGCGTTCCGCAGGCGATCGTCGCCCACCTCGGGATGAGCGGGCAGATCCTGCTGAGGGAGCCGGGCTTCGCCGAAGACGGGCTGCTGCGCATCCGGCTGCACATCGAAGCGCCGTCGACCTCCCCGGGCGGGCGGCGCGAGTTCTGGGTGAACTTCGTGGATCAGCGCATCTTCGGGTCGATGGCGGTCGACGTTCTCGTGCCCACCGCGGACGGTGCTGCGGGTGGTCTCGGCACCGATGCGCCGCTGGTTCCCTCCCAGGTGGCGCACATCGCCCGTGACCCGCTCGACCCGGCGTTCGACGACAGCGCGTTCGCGGCCGCGCTCCGCCGCAAGAACACGGGGATCAAGCGTGCCCTGCTCGACCAGACCCTCATCAGCGGCATCGGCAACATCTACGCCGACGAGGCGCTGTGGGCCGCCTGCCTGCACTATGCGCAGCCCGCCGCGTCCCTGAGCGAGCGACAGGTCACCACTCTGCTCGCCGAGGTGCGTCTGGTGCTGTCGAAGGCACTCGCGGAGGGCGGGACCAGTTTCGACGCCCAATACGTGAACGTGAACGGCGCCTCCGGCTACTTCTCACACAGCCTCAACGCCTACGGTCGGCAGGGAAAGCCGTGCCCACGTTGCGGAACGACCATTGTGCGCGAGCAGTTCATGAACCGCGGCTCCCACTTCTGCCCGCGCTGCCAGCGTCCGTAGTCGCCGTTTGCGAGATCACGGGAGAGACTTCTGCCAGGTGCCGGTGAGCCCGTGCTGGCGGAAACCGAAGGCGTCGTTGACCGCGAGCATGGGGGTGTTCTCGGCGGCGTTCCAGGTGAGCAGGCGACGGATGTGCGGCGCGACTTCGGCCAACCGGTCGAGGTTCTCGAGTTTGAGCAGCGTGCCCAGTCGATGTCCGCGGTGGGCCGGCGCGACGAGGGTGTCGTACTGCTCGGCCTTGTCGCCGTCTTCGGGCACCGCGATCTCGGTGTACCCCACGAGGGTTCCGCTCGGGAGGTGCTGGGCTGCGGTTACGAGCAGCGGCTCGCCCCGCGCGATGAGTTCGTTCTCGTGTTCCCGCACGCGGGCCGTCGTCCAGGTCTCGGTGTCGAGTTCGATGCCGCTCTGCGGAACGTCGACCGTCATCCGTGCCTTGAGAGCGGCGAAGTCGGCGATGAGGTCGTCGGGGACCGTGCGCCACCAGGTGATGGTTCGATAGTCGGCGGACTGCGCTCTAGCGTCGGCGACGAGCCGGCCACGCCGTTCCGCGGCCAGCGGGAGGGCCAGCTCGCTGGAACGCTCCACCTGCCCGAGACGGTAGCCGTGGCGGAGTGCGAAGGCCACCTCCGGCGACCCGGCCGGCAGCCCGTCCCTGCCGATGGGTGCGTGCACGCGGCCCCTGTCGTGGGCCGCGGCGGCACGGAGGGCGGCAGCGGGATGCTCCGTGTACGCCGAGATGACGGTGCGCCCGCCGTCGGCGACCAGATCTTCCCCTTTCGCGAGCAGGGCTGATCCGATTCCGCGCCGCCGGAGCGCAGGGACGACGTGGACGAGCAGAGTGGCGGTCACTGCGTTCTCTTCGAGGGGAAGATCGCGAGCACCCGGCCGACGATGGCGCCGTCGACGACCGCGACGAACGCCATGAGCTCGCGGAACTCCTGCGCCCGGAAACCGGCCAGTTCGGCTTCGGCTGTGACCACGAAGTCCTCGTTGTGCCAGAGTTCCACGGAGATACCGTTGAGAACAGCGACCATCTCCTCGAAGGCGGCCGACTCCGGGGTGCCGAGACGCGACGGGACGGGGAGCTCAGCGATGACGGTGCGGCCGGCTTCGGTCATCCGTCGGCACCTCCCCGCCCTCCCGAAAGCCTCAGCCTACTTCCGGTTGTTCGCCATCGCACCCGGTTCGTCGGGACGCTTTCCGGGCCGGTCTGACCGGCTTATCAGGCTCGTGCGGGGTCCGCGGGCGTTGCTGGCGCTGTGATCGCGGTCGCGTCGGGTAAATTTGGCGCAGGTGTTCGAGGGACGAAAGAGATGAGGGGCGCCGGGTGTATCTGAAGAGCCTGACGCTCAAAGGGTTCAAATCCTTTGCGACGGCGACGACGTTCGCGTTCGAACAGGGCGTGACCTGCGTGGTCGGCCCCAACGGTTCCGGCAAGTCGAACGTGGTGGATGCGCTCGCCTGGGTGATGGGGGAGCAGGGGGCGAAGACGCTGCGCGGCGGCAAGATGGAGGACGTCATCTTCGCCGGCACCTCCACACGCGGCCCGCTCGGCCGCGCCGAGGTCACCCTCACCATCGACAACTCCGACGGTGCTCTGCCGATCGAGTACTCCGAAGTCACCATCTCGCGCACGCTCTTCCGCAACGGCGGAAGTGAGTACGCGATCAACGGCTCCGCGTGCCGCCTGCTCGATGTGCAGGAACTGCTCAGCGACTCCGGTCTGGGGCGCGAGATGCATGTGATCGTCGGGCAGGGGCAGCTGGACGCGGTGCTGCACGCCAGCCCGGAGGACCGCCGCGGGTTCATCGAGGAGGCGGCGGGGATCCTGAAGCACCGCCGGCGGAAAGAGAAGACCCTCCGCAAGCTGGAGGCGATGCAGACGAACCTGACGCGGCTGAGCGATCTCGCGGGAGAGATCCGGCGCCAGCTGAAGCCGCTCGGGCATCAGGCCGAGATCGCGCGCGAAGCCCAGTCGATCGCGGCGATCGTGCGTGACGCGCGGGCCCGCCTGTTGGCGGACGAGGTGGTGACCCTGCGCACGGCGCTCGACGACCACGGGCGGACCGAATCGGAGCGGCACAGCGAGCGGATCGTGCTGCAGGAGCAACTGGAGCAGAAGCAGCTGCGGGTTGCCCGGTTGGAGCAGGCGCAGGTCGGCGACGAGGTGGATGCCGCCCGGCGCACGGCGTTCGGGCTCGAGTCGGTGCAGGAGCGACTGCGCAATCTGTACACGATGGCCAACCAGCGGCTCGCGCTGCTCGGAAGTCAGGCCGAGGCACCCGAATCCCGTCCCGGAGTGAGCCCGCAGATGGTCGAGGACGCGCGGGACGAGGTGGAGCGTCTGCGCACCGTGGTGTCGACGGCGGAGGCCGCCTGGGTCACCGCACAGTCGACCACCCGGGCCGCGCGGTCTCGCCTCGACGCTGTCGATGAGGAGATCGCCGCGCAGAGCGCCCTCGTCTCCCGGCACGACCTGGAGATCACGAAGCTGAGCGGGCAGGCCGACGCCGCCGCCCAGCGGCTGGCGGCGGTTCGCGGCGAGGTCCTTCGGCAGCAGAACGCCTTCGATGCCGCCACCGAGCGGCGGGAGAAGGCGCGCGCCGAATTCGCCGCGCGGGAGGCGGAGGCGGCGACCGCCGACGTCGGCGAGGGCAACCTCGACGAAGCCTACGAGCTCGCGCAAGCCGATGTGTTCGAGGCCGAAGGTGAGATCGAACGCCTGCGCGAAGACCTGCACACGCTGGAGCGGGAGCGCGACGCCCTCGCCGCCCGCACCAGTGCGCTCTCGCTCGCCCTCGATCAGAAGGACGGTTCGGCCGCCCTGGTCGCCGCCCGACTGCCCGGGGTCACCGGTCTCGTCGCGGAGCACATCCGCGTGCATCCTGGCTTTGAGACGTCGATCGCGGCCGCCCTCGGCACTCTGGCGGACGCGGTGCTCGCGCACGACCGAGACGGCGCGTTCGCGGCCATCGCCCACGCCACCGCCGACGAGCTCGGCCGGGTCGAAGTGATCATCGCCGACGCGGTGGCGTCGGATGTCGACCTGGGGGGCATCGACGGGGTCGTCGC contains the following coding sequences:
- the rpmF gene encoding 50S ribosomal protein L32, which codes for MAVPKRKQSRANTHARRSQWKAEAPTLVKTIENGKVTYSLPHRAKVVEDSAGTALFLEYKGRKVADV
- the rnc gene encoding ribonuclease III, which produces MEKLGVDIDPELLELALTHRSYAYEHGGIPNNERLEFLGDSILGQAVTVKLFRENPLLDEGDLAKRRASLVSSVALAEVARTIGLGEHLRLGRGENQSGGRDKASILADTVEAIIGATYLDAGGEVATALVLRLVEPLLDDPQRFGAAMDPKTSLQEAAAHRGAGVPVYTVTNSGPDHSKTFHATVEVNGLVTASGDGTSKKQAEMSAALTAWTELTQRRARASRS
- the mutM gene encoding bifunctional DNA-formamidopyrimidine glycosylase/DNA-(apurinic or apyrimidinic site) lyase produces the protein MPELPEVEVVRAGLAPAVRDATVLGVDVFEPRSLRRHDPLTGSFEALVTGRVLAMPVRRGKFLWIPLSATGVPQAIVAHLGMSGQILLREPGFAEDGLLRIRLHIEAPSTSPGGRREFWVNFVDQRIFGSMAVDVLVPTADGAAGGLGTDAPLVPSQVAHIARDPLDPAFDDSAFAAALRRKNTGIKRALLDQTLISGIGNIYADEALWAACLHYAQPAASLSERQVTTLLAEVRLVLSKALAEGGTSFDAQYVNVNGASGYFSHSLNAYGRQGKPCPRCGTTIVREQFMNRGSHFCPRCQRP
- a CDS encoding GNAT family N-acetyltransferase; this encodes MTATLLVHVVPALRRRGIGSALLAKGEDLVADGGRTVISAYTEHPAAALRAAAAHDRGRVHAPIGRDGLPAGSPEVAFALRHGYRLGQVERSSELALPLAAERRGRLVADARAQSADYRTITWWRTVPDDLIADFAALKARMTVDVPQSGIELDTETWTTARVREHENELIARGEPLLVTAAQHLPSGTLVGYTEIAVPEDGDKAEQYDTLVAPAHRGHRLGTLLKLENLDRLAEVAPHIRRLLTWNAAENTPMLAVNDAFGFRQHGLTGTWQKSLP